CGGTGCAGTACAACCCCATCCCCGGTGGCGACCAACCGCAGCCCGCGTTGCGGCGATTCGCCTATTCGGAAAACGTGCGAACCGCGCGTCAGACGCAGCGCGACTACACCTTTCACCATCCCCGCTACACCCACCAGCATAGCCGCGACGGGCAAGACCTTGACCATCAGGGCCGCCGCTACGAACGCTACGACTATCCTGCGCGCGCCAAGTTCGACGAGGCCGGCAGGTCCTTTACCGATAACCGCCTACGCGGGCACCGGCGCGACGCGCGTATTGCGTTGGTCGAAGGCGATGACCCGCGACTGCAGCCGGGAATCTCCTTCACGCTGGCCGGTCATCCACGCGAAGACCTGAACCGCGGCTGGCGCCCGGTCCGCATCATTCACCGAGGTACGCAACACACCAGCCAGGCCGAGGAAAGCGCGGAGGCCGCGCTGGGCACCCACTACCAGTACGAGGCCGAGCTGGTCCCGGACGACGCCGAGTGGCGCGCGGAGCCGCTGCCTAGACCAACCCTTGACGGACCGCAGAACGCGGTCGTCGTCGGCCCGCCCAACGAAGAGATCTATACCGATGAGTATGGCCGGGTGAAGGTCCAGTTCCCGTGGGACCGCCTGGGCAAAGAGGACGAGTTCAGCTCCTGCTGGATCCGCGTCTCGCAGAACATCGCCGGGGCGACGTGGGGCCACATCGCCATCCCCCGCATTGGGCAAGAGGTCATCGTGTCGTATTTCGACGGCGACCCCGACCAGCCCGTGATCACCGGCCGCGTCTACAACCGCCTGCAGTTGCCGCCCTACGAACTGCCGCGCCACAAGACGCGGATGACGATCAAGAGCAAGACGCACAAGGGCGAAGGGTTCAACGAACTGCGCTTCGAGGACGAGAAGGACCAGGAAGAGATCTACGTCCACGCGCAGAAGGACCAGAACATCCACGTCAACAACGACGAAACCACGTTTGTGGGACATGACCGCAGCGAGCAGGTTGAAAACGATGAAACCATCACCATCGGCCACGACCGCAAGGAGACGGTGGGCAATGACGAGCAGGTGAACATCGGCCAGGATCGGCGGCACGACATCGGTCGCGATGACTTTCTGACGGTGGGGCGTAACCACACCATCTACACCGCCAAGGACCGCACCGAAGAGGTGAGCAACAACCGCCGCGACAAGACCGCGGCAAATCATTGGGTGAACATCGGCGGGCACCAGGAGCAGACCATCGAGGGCCACGCGACCTTGCAGACGGGCCAGGCGATTCGCCAGCGCTCCCGCGTCGTCCAGTTGCAGGCGGGCGAGGTCTTTCGTCTGCGCGGCCCGGGCGGAACCATCACCTTGCAGGACGGCGGCATCACGCTCGATGGCGTCGCCGTCGTCCTCAAAGGGTCCATATCGCAGCAAGGCGGCGGCAAAGGCAACTCGCTCTCGATCGCCGGCACCCCGGATGAAGCACCACCCGCCCAAGAAAGCTGGCTGTGGCAGTTCACGCGTTGATTTTGCAGGAGCACGTCATAGATGTCGGACACGACGAAACCCACTTCTCGAATGGGCTACCCGTTCAAGGCAAAGGACGGCAAACCGTTTGCGGACACGCAGCCGGTGTATGAAGGGTTGGCGCTCGCCCAGGGCGGCCACTTCCCCCTGGGCAGCAACGGCCATTTCCATGGCGGGATCCACTTCGACCGCGCGACCGCTAACGTCTTTGCCATCGATGACGGTGCGCAGTGCCTGGCAGACGGAGAAATCGTCGCCTACCGGCTGGACAGTAAATACCCGGACGCAACGCTCACGGCCGCCGAATGCGCCGTCGAATCCTCAAAAGACAAGGCGGTTTTAAGGCCATACTCCACAGGCTTCGTGCTTGTCCGGCACCGCCTGCAAGCGCCGGCTCTGCCGGCGCCGGCCAAACAAGATGCAGCCGCGCAGGTCAGCACCAAGCAGGATTACGGAACACGGCTGGCGACCCGCGCCAATGGTCCCTCCGTCGGCTGGCTGCCAGTCCATGCGCGTGTGGCCCTGCTGGATATGCAGGACGGCTGGATCAAGGTGCGCGTCCTGCCGCCGTCCACCGCCACATGGACAAATGCGCCGGTGGACGAACCTTGGCTACCTGGCTACAGCCTGGATACGGTGCCGGCCCGCCTGCCCAACCGATGGTTTAGCGACGGGCCGCTGACGGCTACCGTCGTGCTGCCCAGCCAAC
The DNA window shown above is from Achromobacter spanius and carries:
- a CDS encoding type VI secretion system Vgr family protein; amino-acid sequence: MPTQSNLRFTFAIGDESFEVVQFTLQEGLSETFLLEVDLASANAAIDFGTVLDRAALLTIWHGSMPVRYVHGAVSSFVQGDTGFRRTRYTAIVEPRLARLKLSSDWRIFQSVTVPQIAEAVLKAHGLTQDYEQRGTTEHQAREYCVQAGDTDYHFVERIMREEGFFYSFRHSAEGHQLVHSDRLFIHGRVGDEPVQYNPIPGGDQPQPALRRFAYSENVRTARQTQRDYTFHHPRYTHQHSRDGQDLDHQGRRYERYDYPARAKFDEAGRSFTDNRLRGHRRDARIALVEGDDPRLQPGISFTLAGHPREDLNRGWRPVRIIHRGTQHTSQAEESAEAALGTHYQYEAELVPDDAEWRAEPLPRPTLDGPQNAVVVGPPNEEIYTDEYGRVKVQFPWDRLGKEDEFSSCWIRVSQNIAGATWGHIAIPRIGQEVIVSYFDGDPDQPVITGRVYNRLQLPPYELPRHKTRMTIKSKTHKGEGFNELRFEDEKDQEEIYVHAQKDQNIHVNNDETTFVGHDRSEQVENDETITIGHDRKETVGNDEQVNIGQDRRHDIGRDDFLTVGRNHTIYTAKDRTEEVSNNRRDKTAANHWVNIGGHQEQTIEGHATLQTGQAIRQRSRVVQLQAGEVFRLRGPGGTITLQDGGITLDGVAVVLKGSISQQGGGKGNSLSIAGTPDEAPPAQESWLWQFTR